A window of the Saccharomyces eubayanus strain FM1318 chromosome II, whole genome shotgun sequence genome harbors these coding sequences:
- the SBE2 gene encoding Sbe2p, producing the protein MSVRRLIHIVPSSKLDSLKEEDSIPPGHGQPKKTSTTGLTFSTNNEHRSNSSLPLSKPRSGSSASNSTASSSGKNISSRRPSANVGFDIGSQDALKSVSGFHNTYVSPTKYIRPISDDSIGTSSTEIFSSSHSNTTSDSLCPSDISSEESEIGSNKLGDNSFAKTIKEVESRSNIITPLKKNQTGSILHKTRTAGSADKTICSMSTITTCIPSRQNSVTTPKLSRVKGVPGSTNTTNSVTTSQVSFISENDSPLKQCMSTTAFHEPKLMPITKTPYAHSNSTSAILPYKTTQLTPSQRYRLRKEQNDQSLRKCIQKKEKFYEDQDANLELQEGDVDGSLIWNIPMASLSTSSFLTLSKFSNKEKSFDSTPTDEEVLAQGNSHTHNQHIQSQHQTYGTKKHSLYSNHKFGGSCLDYKELPPTCIPGISPISDSQYVQDTMKNLSQAYIHSSEKISKNILSGRSKSVQCLPLEYKEASNQGMEDLMLVSEDKIKAVSHFRPSWLPPKDSKERKLQDKQIYKNIDLASMEELQKSKERDDRSKKNEENRVRFQHLLDRGITRNSTLNELKKIVWETPFTSTVRLQIYNQLLQSDNRIISECFIESFEEMMQLLNKMDFPKDKETELEQLVEHGIQERVFYRSGTNKQILSDLMLLLQIKSISQQGLITGDELLFYHFLTDESFGSLKEIWEIVNLIQMTCFGEICKEKYDSRILNPRGIVAHLLRKDEFKDEFNGDCLNSNTWWNILQRIDHRLFMWVMDIIVVHNSQNFANYPVKIEAFKDKSWEYYRSKKVVVNYKILVSLMVNVLINYHFGYDNLKDLSDLKDQHFCIPLYTEDSIEEEKLNDLLTKRWLHYYRKLR; encoded by the coding sequence ATGTCGGTACGTCGTTTGATCCATATAGTTCCCTCTTCGAAACTGGACTCTTTAAAGGAGGAGGATTCGATCCCTCCGGGGCACGGTCAACCTAAGAAAACCTCTACAACCGGTCTgacattttcaacaaataatGAACACAGGAGCAACAGCAGTCTGCCGTTGTCGAAACCCAGGTCTGGGAGTAGCGCGTCCAATAGCACCGCAAGTTCTAGCGGAAAGAATATCAGCTCAAGGCGCCCTAGTGCCAACGTAGGATTCGATATCGGTAGCCAAGACGCTCTCAAAAGTGTGTCAGGCTTCCATAATACATACGTGTCTCCAACGAAGTATATTCGGCCAATATCAGACGACTCTATCGGTACATCAAGCACAGAAATATTCTCTTCTTCCCACTCGAACACAACGTCTGATTCATTATGTCCATCAGATATAAGCTCAGAGGAGAGTGAAATAGGAAGCAACAAGCTCGGTGATAATTCCTTTGCCAAGACCATAAAGGAAGTTGAGAGCAGAAGCAATATCATCACgcctttaaaaaaaaaccaaactGGGTCAATACTGCACAAAACACGCACAGCCGGTAGTGCTGATAAGACCATTTGTTCAATGAGTACAATAACTACATGCATTCCATCCCGCCAAAATTCTGTAACAACCCCTAAACTATCCAGAGTGAAAGGAGTTCCTGGATCGACTAATACAACAAATAGTGTAACTACGTCACaagtttcttttataaGCGAGAATGATTCTCCCCTCAAACAGTGCATGAGTACCACAGCTTTCCATGAACCTAAACTAATGCCAATTACAAAAACACCTTATGCACACTCCAATAGCACTTCGGCAATATTACCATATAAGACAACCCAGCTGACTCCTTCTCAACGTTATCGTTTgagaaaagagcaaaatgATCAATCTTTGCGTAAATgcattcaaaagaaagaaaaattttatgaaGACCAGGATGCTAACTTGGAACTTCAAGAGGGTGACGTTGATGGCTCTTTGATCTGGAACATCCCAATGGCTTCCTTATCAACCAGCTCTTTTTTGACGCTGTCTAAATTCAGcaataaggaaaaaagttttgattCAACACCAACCGATGAAGAAGTATTGGCACAAGGAAACAGCCATACACATAATCAACATATACAGTCGCAGCATCAAACTTACGGTACTAAAAAGCATTCGTTATATTCGAACCACAAGTTTGGAGGATCTTGTTTGGATTACAAGGAGCTTCCTCCGACATGTATTCCTGGGATCTCTCCTATCTCTGATTCGCAATACGTCCAGGATACTATGAAAAATCTTTCCCAGGCTTATATACATAGTTCCGAAAAGATCTCTAAAAATATTCTCTCTGGTCGTTCTAAGTCCGTACAGTGTTTACCATTGGAGTATAAAGAAGCCAGCAATCAAGGTATGGAAGATCTGATGTTGGTTTCAGAAGACAAAATAAAGGCCGTAAGCCACTTTCGCCCTAGTTGGCTGCCTCCAAAAGACTCCAAAGAGAGGAAACTACAAGACAAGCAAATCTATAAAAACATTGACTTAGCATCCATGGAGGAGTTAcaaaaaagtaaagaacGTGATGATagatcaaagaaaaatgaagagAATAGAGTTAGATTTCAACACCTATTGGACCGGGGTATTACTCGTAACTCCACATTGAAtgaattaaagaaaattgttTGGGAAACACCTTTCACGTCTACTGTACGACTTCAAATATACAATCAGCTCTTACAAAGTGACAATCGTATAATATCAGAGTGCTTTATAGAGTCGTTTGAGGAAATGATGCAATTACTGAATAAAATGGATTTCCCCAAGGATAAAGAAACCGAACTAGAACAATTGGTTGAACATGGCATACAAGAGAGGGTGTTTTACCGAAGCGGAACGAACAAGCAAATTCTTTCTGACctgatgttgttgttgcaaaTTAAATCCATATCCCAGCAAGGTTTGATTACTGGTGACGAATTGTTATTCTATCATTTTTTGACTGATGAATCCTTTGGATCGTTGAAGGAAATTTGGGAAATTGTCAACCTAATTCAAATGACATGTTTCGGTGAAATTTGCAAAGAGAAATATGACTCAAGAATACTCAACCCTAGGGGAATCGTTGCCCACCTTCTACGTAAGGATGAATTCAAGGACGAATTCAACGGCGACTGCTTAAATAGCAACACATGGTGGAACATATTGCAAAGAATAGACCATAGACTCTTTATGTGGGTAATGGACATAATTGTCGTCCATAATAGTCAGAACTTTGCGAACTATCCCGTAAAAATCGAAGCGTTCAAAGACAAATCATGGGAATATTATAGATCTAAGAAAGTAGTTGTTAACTATAAGATCTTAGTTTCATTAATGGTTAATGTACTAATAAACTATCATTTCGGATACGATAATTTGAAGGACTTATCGGATTTGAAGGACCAGCACTTTTGTATTCCACTTTATACAGAGGATAGCATCGAAGAGGAAAAACTTAACGATCTTTTGACCAAGCGGTGGTTACATTACTACAGGAAATTACGTTAG
- the CNL1 gene encoding Cnl1p has protein sequence MQNNSTHSRESVSAGDDPLGIDKLTVDYDYLLYKIKDYVQSIQLDTTELCKKQNELIVSGIIENTIDKNIVKFEELLKKCDELENHFEMLNQLATITDAFKERIAAAVHDYNELKKGINKTK, from the coding sequence ATGCAAAATAATTCAACTCATTCTAGAGAGTCAGTTTCGGCTGGCGATGATCCTCTTGGAATTGATAAGCTGACAGTTGATTACGACTACTTACTttataaaatcaaagattATGTACAGAGTATACAATTGGATACAACTGAGCTTTGCAAGAAGCAAAATGAACTAATAGTGAGTGGCATTATCGAAAATACCATAGATAAAAACATCGTCAAATTCGAGGAGCTTCTCAAGAAATGTGATGAGTTAGAAAACCATTTTGAGATGTTAAACCAATTAGCAACGATAACTGATGCTTTCAAGGAGAGGATAGCAGCAGCCGTGCACGATTACAATGAATTAAAGAAGGGCATTAATAAAACTAAATAG
- the TRR1 gene encoding thioredoxin-disulfide reductase TRR1 encodes MVHNKVTIIGSGPAAHTAAIYLARAEIKPTLYEGMMANGVAAGGQLTTTTEIENFPGFPEGLTGSELMDKMRLQSTKFGTEIITETVSKVDLSSKPFKLWTEFNEDEEPVTTDAIILATGASAKRMHLPGEETYWQKGISACAVCDGAVPIFRNKPLAVIGGGDSACEEAQFLTKYGSKVFMLVRKDHLRASTIMQRRSEQNEKIEILYNTVALEAKGNGKLLNALRIKNVQSNEETDLPVNGLFYAIGHTPATKIVADQVNVDEAGYIKTVPGSSLTSVPGFFAAGDVQDSKYRQAITSAGSGCMAALDAEKYLSALE; translated from the coding sequence ATGGTTCACAACAAGGTCACTATCATCGGCTCCGGCCCAGCTGCCCACACCGCCGCCATCTACTTGGCCAGAGCAGAAATCAAGCCAACCTTGTACGAAGGTATGATGGCCAACGGTGTTGCTGCCGGTGGCCAACTGACCACCACCACCGAAATCGAAAACTTCCCAGGGTTCCCAGAAGGATTAACAGGTAGCGAACTGATGGACAAGATGAGACTCCAATCCACCAAATTCGGTACTGAAATCATCACCGAGACCGTTTCCAAGGTTGATCTATCTTCCAAGCCATTTAAGCTATGGACCGAATTcaacgaagatgaagaaccTGTGACCACAGACGCCATAATCCTTGCCACCGGTGCTTCTGCCAAAAGAATGCACTTGCCAGGTGAGGAAACCTACTGGCAAAAGGGTATCTCTGCCTGTGCCGTTTGTGACGGTGCTGTCCCAATCTTTAGAAACAAGCCGTTAGCCGTTATTGGTGGTGGTGACTCCGCATGTGAAGAAGCTCAGTTTTTGACCAAGTACGGTTCAAAAGTGTTCATGCTTGTCAGAAAAGACCACTTACGTGCTTCCACTATCATGCAAAGACGTTCTGAACAAAACGAAAAGATCGAGATCCTTTATAACACTGTTGCTCTAGAAGCTAAGGGTAATGGCAAGTTATTGAACGCCTTGAGAATTAAGAATGTTCAAAGCAATGAGGAAACTGACTTACCTGTCAACGGGTTATTCTACGCTATTGGCCACACTCCAGCAACCAAGATTGTTGCCGACCAAGTGAACGTCGACGAAGCCGGCTACATTAAGACCGTTCCAGGCTCTTCCTTAACTTCTGTTCCAGGGTTTTTCGCTGCTGGTGATGTCCAGGATTCCAAATACAGACAAGCAATCACTTCTGCTGGCTCCGGCTGTATGGCGGCTTTAGATGCTGAAAAATACTTGTCTGCCCTAGAATAG
- the ATP22 gene encoding Atp22p produces the protein MAKCICRSYQGSLAQMVNPSLYKHMGSASPYQILPIVSLRSLSTKGFLLESEKNCLKATQIRDFERLMPYSSKHESSKNVQKRLYELRQLKTVLCETFGVTEYASFFESLRHALRSKDLSNPEKRKLLYDVILNQHELYPKVARNNGFYIPEDVHKWFWYNIPKSESFNHYFFLLKNDVLLSSSRYCTNFTNRLMKGSEMERQLATFQVFLHDENNIMPIMEKVVKLHTFDSLIVLVNGLTKGKDFKFIKSYIQALLQKLEQDSYSDKGGTKKKSLRYVRFNNALLYYLLKSGNVELFIKTFQDELKFITDSGLLNHIDGNEHILNFPIHHYLNLLRISKRQEELFNVISCLQSSSLMKYKLFKKFLMGELIASFQAFRDPKLVCKYLLSSYSSKPSAEILNELGVWGWVYHSKSTTLTTSELTKELQHNSNLLPKTMRIGSPVSIPVLTELYISLLSFNSVSLERDQFKDCLLDLYYKYKSFLSKEAGKYRYWRNDTGILNVFLNYIRFHAREPRLAYDVLLDFYSEPFAKKVSLTTKICPFSIVAYKNHDIAQAELSELLRVMHKNRVPLTFKFCSAMVMHYTKLRDEKGARSWYNKILYGGFEIKHMALVRIIKDQGWPFPKNFDETLLAQLIDNSSIGEPADNDLFTEEEMFEESSEHDFNDEDVDKCTNTIKETLKCLN, from the coding sequence ATGGCAAAATGTATATGCCGGAGTTATCAAGGGTCTTTAGCCCAGATGGTCAATCCATCGTTGTATAAACATATGGGCAGCGCATCCCCATATCAGATATTGCCTATTGTAAGTTTGCGTTCTTTATCTACGaaaggttttcttttggaaagcGAAAAGAACTGTTTGAAGGCTACGCAAATTCGTGATTTTGAACGATTGATGCCATATTCCAGCAAACACGAATCTTCGAAAAACGTTCAAAAGCGTTTATACGAGCTCCGACAATTGAAGACTGTATTATGTGAGACGTTTGGAGTAACAGAGtatgcttctttttttgaatctttACGACATGCCTTGCGTTCCAAAGATCTTTCAAACCCTGAAAAGAGGAAACTGCTATATGATGTAATTTTGAATCAACATGAGTTGTATCCCAAAGTCGCAAGAAATAATGGTTTCTATATACCAGAAGACGTGCACAAATGGTTCTGGTATAACATTCCGAAATCGGAATCCTTTAATCActattttttcctcttgaaaaatgatgtCCTTCTTTCCTCTTCCAGGTATTGTACGAATTTTACCAATAGACTAATGAAGGGTTCAGAAATGGAAAGGCAATTGGCCACATTTCAGGTTTTTTTGCATGATGAGAATAACATAATGCCAATAATGGAAAAGGTGGTGAAGCTGCATACGTTTGATAGCTTGATTGTTTTAGTGAATGGGCTTACTAAGGGAAAAGACTTTAAGTTTATTAAGTCGTATATTCAGGCCCTACTTCAAAAGTTGGAACAAGACAGTTATTCTGATAAAGGAGGaactaaaaagaaaagcttACGCTACGTTAGGTTCAATAATGCTTTACTTTATTACCTTTTAAAAAGTGGGAACGTTGAATTGTTCATTaaaacttttcaagatgaattgaaatttattaCGGATTCAGGATTACTTAATCACATTGACGGAAATGAGCACATACTGAATTTTCCTATACACCATTATTTGAACTTGTTACGAATCTCCAAGAGACAGGAAGAACTCTTCAATGTGATTTCCTGTCTACAGAGCAGTTCATTGATGAAGTATAAattgttcaagaaatttttaatgGGCGAATTAATTGCATCATTCCAAGCCTTTCGCGATCCTAAGTTAGTTTGTAAATATCTTCTCTCATCTTACAGCTCAAAGCCCTCCgctgaaattttgaatgaacTTGGTGTTTGGGGATGGGTTTaccattcaaaatcaaCGACTCTAACTACGTCTGAACTCACCAAAGAGTTACAGCACAATAGCAACCTTTTGCCAAAAACAATGAGAATAGGGTCTCCGGTATCTATTCCAGTTTTAACAGAACTATATATAAGTTTGTTATCATTTAATTCTGTTTCACTGGAAAGGGATCAATTCAAGGACTGCCTTCTTGATTTATATTACAAGTACAAATCCTTTCTTTCGAAAGAAGCTGGCAAGTACAGATATTGGAGAAATGATACCGGCATTTTAAATGTATTTTTGAACTACATTAGATTTCACGCGCGAGAACCAAGACTGGCTTATGATGTTCTTCTAGACTTTTACTCAGAGCCCTTCGCAAAAAAAGTCAGTCTAACGACGAAGATATGTCCCTTTTCGATAGTGGCATACAAAAATCATGATATAGCACAAGCTGAATTATCAGAACTATTACGAGTGATGCACAAAAACCGAGTACCTTTAACATTCAAGTTTTGTTCTGCGATGGTCATGCATTACACAAAATTGAGGGACGAAAAGGGAGCACGCTCTTGGTACAATAAAATACTCTATGGAGGctttgaaataaaacataTGGCTTTGGTTCGGATAATTAAGGACCAAGGCTGGCCGTTTCCGAAAAATTTCGACGAAACCTTATTGGCGCAGTTGATTGACAATAGCAGTATTGGAGAACCTGCGGATAATGACCTGTTTACCGAGGAAGAAATGTTTGAAGAAAGTAGCGAACATGATTttaatgatgaagatgttgaTAAATGTACTAATACTATAAAAGAAACACTAAAGTGCCTTAATTGA
- the YPQ2 gene encoding Ypq2p: MSCSNSIWPTISNLSGSLSFFTSVVSLFPQIIETYRDKTVDGLSPYFLLAWLCGDITSLIGAKLTGQLLFQIVLAIYFLVNDSFVCGQYYYYGVIHKNKLATIGHEPKPLLPELAENGQLLRDEEDIIRSGSAGSRRSSRRRSAITAALAIAHTLSTASAYPLNIASDPSYVGPPGDGFPAHGKTSELGTILSWIGASFYVGARIPQLIKNYNRKSTDGLSPFLFATTLFCNITYNVSIFTSCQFFTTPNKTQFIINELPFIFGSAGTIAFDLIYFYQYYVLYATDMQLRELEREIYEPEEDNVRPEATENTSLLSGETQT, from the coding sequence ATGTCGTGTTCAAATAGCATATGGCCTACTATATCCAACCTAAGCGGATCATTATCCTTTTTCACCTCTGTCGTTTCGCTGTTCCCGCAGATCATTGAGACTTATAGAGATAAAACTGTCGATGGGTTGTCACCATATTTTCTATTGGCCTGGCTATGTGGGGACATTACCTCCTTGATCGGGGCCAAGTTAACGGGGcaattattatttcaaaTAGTCCTAGCGATCTATTTTCTGGTAAACGATTCGTTTGTATGCGGCCAGTACTATTATTATGGCGTGatacataaaaataaattagCGACTATTGGCCATGAGCCTAAACCCCTCCTTCCTGAATTGGCAGAAAATGGTCAACTTCTGAGGGATGAGGAAGATATTATTCGTAGCGGTAGCGCGGGAAGTCGCAGAAGCAGCAGAAGGAGATCTGCCATTACGGCCGCCTTGGCAATAGCCCACACACTAAGCACAGCTAGTGCATATCCTCTGAACATAGCTTCTGATCCATCCTATGTGGGACCACCTGGAGATGGTTTCCCTGCGCACGGCAAAACCAGCGAACTGGGCACAATCCTATCCTGGATTGGCGCCTCGTTCTATGTGGGTGCACGTATCCCCCAATTAATCAAGAACTATAATAGAAAATCTACAGACGGATTGTCCCCGTTCCTGTTTGCTACAACATTATTCTGCAACATCACGTACAACGTGAGTATTTTTACAAGTTGCCAGTTCTTTACTACTCCGAACAAAACACAATTTATCATAAACGAGTTACCATTTATTTTCGGAAGCGCTGGAACTATTGCATTTGACTTGATATATTTCTACCAATACTACGTGCTTTACGCGACAGACATGCAGCTCAGAGAACTAGAAAGAGAGATATACGAACCTGAAGAAGACAACGTGAGACCAGAAGCTACCGAGAATACATCCTTGTTGTCTGGTGAAACCCAAACGTAG
- the SPC110 gene encoding Spc110p, translated as MDDTSHPPNGSLKNMEFTPVGFIKSKQNSTQTQVVSPTKVPNYNDDDENEGPARKMRRISIDDTIDSTRLFSEASQFDDSFPEIKANIPPSSRSGNIDKNRKRNLIDDLKKDVPMSQPLKEQEVREHQLKKDRFERALESKLLGKRHITYAQSDLSNKELYINEIKTLRHEIKELRKERNDSLNNYDNLEQEMDDLRNKLQQLEKELATKNKLVDSKKVEDHSACIEERERIEEKLNDSESKLKTMKGQVHESENSANRKSSLLESKEIELRKLTNQINELENNAEATCAQLDSKKNELRKLTERLNELENQANEKDSQLKSKENEVKRLRNQLNELEDRVNENGSQSSAKESELKKSKIQINELEEEINKKSSQLTAKENELKTLVAQLNQLEIKMNQKDSQLGSKEEELRAVNEKLHTDIKISRQQTASRDKQISDLQTKVQDLENDLSLMKKTHNDSKSVANNELESKVKMIRTLESDLELAQEKCSNIERELKEKEDKYRFSKSNLGDENIKLNEKVSNLTTENSQLKSRLNDESTAVSNLKDHYETQLSSMRKEVEEYKTSAEKFESEVEELRIRITENSAKVSEKRSMELKQKENQINELNNDLKGQRDEISSLKNIIEKYKKDFNQSKAEQSNIQRDLNLQILNLESKLIESEDQLRSLRDSQRTEIENWKRKYNDLSLENDRLLAEKTSASDKEHEVSILNRKLDELDKEKWSLQESKEKYKRELQKLITANDRLRREKEELNENSNNIRIMEEKMTRIKKNYLGEITSLQEENRRLEERLILNERRKDDNSIMQLNDTVSYYKLKYHSEVRHNNDLKVINDYLNKVLALSTRRLRSDTRKGEHSLNIAIPEDDELDRDYYNSHIYTRYHDYDYPLRFHSHRRGPYFERRLNFKTVALLVLACVRMKKIAFYRRSDDVRLRTLRDKIESNNGRISW; from the coding sequence ATGGACGACACTTCACATCCTCCAAATGGGAGCCTGAAGAATATGGAGTTTACGCCTGTAGGATTTATCAAATCTAAGCAAAACTCTACACAAACACAAGTCGTATCGCCCACTAAGGTGCCAAACTataatgacgatgacgaaaaCGAAGGCCCGGCGAGGAAAATGCGAAGAATAAGCATTGATGATACCATTGACTCTACCAGGTTGTTTAGCGAAGCTTCGCAATTCGATGACAGTTTCCCAGAAATCAAGGCCAATATACCGCCGAGTTCAAGGTCAGGCAATATCGATAAAAACCGTAAAAGAAACCTgattgatgatttgaaaaaggacgTACCAATGTCACAGCCTTtaaaagagcaagaagTTAGAGAACaccaattgaaaaaagaccGGTTTGAGCGTGCGTTAGAAAGTAAACTACTAGGGAAAAGACACATAACATACGCTCAATCCGATCTTTCTAATAAAGAGCTATatattaatgaaattaaaACATTGAGGcatgaaattaaagaattaagaaaagaaagaaatgacTCTTTGAACAACTATGACAATCTcgaacaagaaatggatGACTTGAGGAATAAACTACAACAACtagaaaaagaacttgccaccaaaaacaaacttgTGGATTCGAAAAAGGTAGAGGACCATTCTGCATGTATAGAAGAACGTGAAAggattgaagaaaaactgaaTGACTCGGAAAGTAAGTTGAAGACAATGAAGGGTCAAGTTCATGAATCGGAGAATAGTGCAAATAGAAAAAGTTCACTGTTGGAATCCAAGGAAATTGAATTAAGAAAATTAACCAATCAAATCAATGAGCTAGAAAATAACGCAGAGGCAACCTGTGCACAATTGGATtctaagaaaaatgaattgaGAAAGTTAACGGAACGACTTAATGAGCTGGAAAATCAGGCAAATGAAAAGGACTCCCAATTAAAATCAAAGGAAAACGAGGTAAAAAGATTAAGAAATCAACTAAATGAACTAGAAGACAGGGTTAATGAAAATGGTTCGCAATCTTCTGCAAAAGAAAGCGAATTGAAGAAGTCTAAAATCCAAATAAACGAGCTAGAGGAAGagataaacaaaaaaagctcACAGCTAACCGctaaagaaaatgaattgaaaacacTGGTGGCTCAATTAAACCAACTAGAGATTAAaatgaatcaaaaagaTTCACAACTGGGTTcgaaggaagaagaattgagAGCTGTTAATGAGAAGTTACACACCGATATTAAGATTTCAAGACAGCAAACTGCTTCAAGGGATAAACAAATTTCCGATTTACAAACTAAAGTccaagatttggaaaatgatTTATCtctaatgaaaaaaacgcATAACGATTCAAAATCAGTCGCTAATAATGAACTAGAATCTAAAGTTAAAATGATCAGAACCTTAGAAAGCGATTTGGAACTTGCACAGGAAAAGTGTTCAAACATAGAACGCGAgctgaaagaaaaggaagacaAATATCGGTTTTCGAAGTCAAACCTGGGAGACGAAAATATTAAACTGAAcgaaaaagtttcaaatttaaCCACAGAAAACTCACAACTTAAAAGTAGATTAAATGATGAATCTACGGCCGTCAGTAATTTAAAAGACCATTATGAAACACAGTTAAGTTCAATGAGGAaagaagtagaagaatATAAGACAAGCGCAGAAAAATTTGAGTCCGAGGTTGAAGAATTAAGAATCAGAATTACGGAAAACTCCGCCAAAGTatctgaaaaaagatcaatGGAACTAAAACAAAAGGAGAATCAAATCAATGAGCTCAACAACGATCTGAAAGGACAAAGGGACGAAATAAGCTCactaaaaaatataattgaaaaatacaagaaagatTTTAACCAATCGAAAGCCGAACAAAGCAATATTCAACGCGACCTAAATTTACAAATATTGAACCTGGAAAGTAAGCTCATTGAAAGCGAGGATCAATTACGATCATTAAGAGATTCTCAAAGAACGGAGATAgaaaattggaaaagaaaatacaacGATCTCTCCCTTGAAAACGATAGACTGTTGGCTGAAAAAACATCTGCTTCAGACAAAGAGCATGAAGTGTCCATTTTGAATAGAAAACTTGATGAAttagacaaagaaaaatggagCTTGCAGgaatccaaagaaaagtatAAGCGCGAATTACAAAAGTTAATCACTGCAAATGACCGGTTACgaagagagaaagaagaattaaatgaaaacagcaacaacattCGTATcatggaagaaaaaatgacaagaataaaaaagaactatTTAGGTGAGATTACCTCTTTACAAGAGGAAAATAGAAGACTTGAAGAACGCCTCATATTAAATGAGAGACGCAAAGATGACAATTCAATCATGCAATTAAACGACACTGTAAGTTACTATAAGCTGAAATATCATTCGGAAGTAAGACATAATAATGATCTAAAGGTGATCAATGATTATTTGAACAAGGTGTTAGCCTTGAGTACTCGCCGTTTAAGATCAGACACAAGGAAAGGCGAGCATAGTTTAAACATTGCAATCCCGGAAGACGACGAATTAGACCGTGACTACTATAATAGTCATATTTATACAAGGTATCATGACTATGATTACCCACTAAGATTCCATTCGCACAGAAGAGGTCCGTACTTTGAGCGCCGCTTGAATTTCAAGACTGTTGCTCTTTTGGTGCTTGCGTGCGtgagaatgaagaaaattgcATTCTATAGGAGGTCAGACGATGTTAGACTAAGAACACTAAGAGACAAAATTGAGAGTAATAACGGTCGCATATCTTGGTAA
- the TRP4 gene encoding anthranilate phosphoribosyltransferase — MSEAALLSFTKKLLDSPPKLTCTDLHDAILIILDLLKKCDTNSDETLSIYTKVSSFLTALRFTQLDHKAEYIAEAAKAVLKHSDLVDLPLPTKSILSPGAGPIILDIVGTGGDGQNTFNVSTSAAIVASGIPGLKVCKHGGKASTSNSGAGDLIGTLGCDVSKVNSSTVPGLWPDNTFLFLLAPFFHRGMGHASKVRKLLGIPTIFNVLGPLLHPVSHVNKRILGVYSKELAPEYAKAAALVYPQSETFIVWGHVGLDEVSPVGKTTVWHINPTSFGHSDEPQMKTFQLEPSMFGLKEHELSECASFGPTENARILKEEVLSGKYHLGDNNAVYDYILMNTAVLYCLSQGHQDWKKGIIKAEESIQSGNALHSLEHFIASVSSL; from the coding sequence ATGTCTGAAGCGGCACTGTTATCGTTCACCAAGAAGTTGTTGGATTCACCTCCAAAGTTGACTTGTACAGACTTGCATGATGCCATATTAATCattcttgatcttttaaaaaaatgcgaTACAAATAGCGACGAAACTCTTTCCATTTATACCAAAGTTTCCAGTTTTCTGACGGCATTGAGATTCACCCAGCTTGACCATAAAGCAGAATACATTGCCGAAGCTGCCAAGGCTGTGTTAAAGCATTCTGACCTCGTGGATTTACCATTGCCCACGAAAAGCATATTAAGCCCTGGCGCAGGACCAATAATTTTGGATATCGTGGGTACCGGTGGTGATGGACAAAACACCTTTAACGTTTCCACCTCTGCAGCTATAGTTGCCTCTGGTATTCCAGGACTAAAGGTTTGCAAACACGGAGGGAAAGCTTCTACATCCAATAGTGGGGCTGGTGATTTAATTGGAACTTTGGGATGTGATGTATCTAAGGTTAACTCCTCAACGGTTCCTGGCTTGTGGCCCGATAatacatttttgtttcttctagCCCCATTTTTCCACCGCGGAATGGGTCACGCTTCCAAGGTACGTAAACTGCTGGGCATTCCAACTATTTTCAACGTGTTGGGACCTCTTTTACACCCAGTCAGCCATGTAAACAAGAGAATACTGGGCGTTTACTCAAAAGAGCTTGCGCCTGAATATGCCAAGGCAGCCGCTCTGGTATACCCGCAGAGTGAGACCTTCATTGTTTGGGGGCATGTTGGGCTAGATGAAGTATCGCCGGTAGGTAAAACAACAGTTTGGCATATCAACCCAACATCATTTGGCCATTCCGATGAACCTCAAATGAAAACCTTCCAACTAGAGCCTTCAATGTTTGGCCTAAAAGAACACGAATTGTCTGAGTGCGCCTCTTTCGGGCCTACGGAAAACGCAAGAATCCTGAAGGAGGAGGTTCTATCTGGTAAATACCACCTTGGTGATAATAATGCAGTCTACGACTACATTTTGATGAACACTGCCGTATTATACTGTTTAAGTCAAGGTCACCAGGATTGGAAAAAGGGGATCATTAAAGCAGAAGAAAGCATCCAGTCTGGTAATGCATTACATTCATTGGAGCACTTTATAGCTAGCGTAAGCTCATTGTAG